Proteins from a genomic interval of Anas platyrhynchos isolate ZD024472 breed Pekin duck chromosome 4, IASCAAS_PekinDuck_T2T, whole genome shotgun sequence:
- the WDR17 gene encoding WD repeat-containing protein 17 isoform X3, translated as MSQVKQVGLLAAGCQPWNKDVCAASGDRFAYCATLAIYIYQLDHRYNEFKLRAIMSEHKKTITAISWCPHNPDMFASASADSLVIIWNVTEQKVVAKLDNTKGIPASLSWCWNAGDAVAFVSHRGPLYIWTISGPDSGVTVHRDAHSFLSDICLFRWHPKKKGKVVFGHTDGSLSIFQPGSKNQKHVLRPESLEGTDEEDPVTALEWDPLSTDYLLVANLHNGIRLVDSESLSCITTFNFPSAAASVQCLAWVSSAPGMFITGDSQVGVLRIWNVSRTTPIDNFKLKKTGFHGLHVLSSPPKKKSFLSLSPTKNHHTSSTSEAVPPPTLTPNQAFSLPPGHAVCCFMDGGVGLYDMGARKWDFLRDLGHVETIFDCKFKPDNPDLLATASFDGTIKVWDINTLTAVYTSPGNEGVIYSISWAPGDLNCIAGATSRNGGFIWDVPRGKVITRFSEHGKNGIFCIAWSHKDSKRIATCSGDGFCIIRTIDGKVLHKYKHPAAVFGCDWSQNNKDMIATGCEDKNVRVYYLATSSDQPLKVFTGHTAKVFHVRWSPLREGILCSGSDDGTVRIWDYTQDACINILSGHTAPVRGLMWNPEIPYLLISGSWDYTIRVWDTRDGTCLDTVYDHGADVYGLTCHPSRPFTMASCSRDSTVRLWSLTPLVNPIQINILADRCWDEVIGNIDRAVESGAPPLLCGKVSRDIKQEVEKLTGNPRGKKLRWFSECFSPPGGSKNLWDLVAVIKGQDDSLLPQNYCKGIMHMKHLIRFRMSKAQELTTVKMSKFGGGIGAPSKEERLKEAAEIHLRLGQIQRYCELMVELGEWDKALSVAPGVSMKYWRKLMQRRADQLIQEENDDVIPYCIAIGDVKKLVSFFTSRGQLKEALLVVQAACEGNIQMSPLSTTTGSSHSDLNNTDDYNELLQKVSKELAEWYFQDGHAVLAACCHLAVENIELAMANLIRGNELELAISVGTVLGENAAQATHYALELLARKCMTVTTCSPSLGYRDLAADLLMMIPDNKLHLVKLCAFYPGCIAEINDLHEKCNLPDAEECMRLAETTEADGDIFETIKYYLLSTEPEKALPIGIQYVKEQLRGSDWTLDSVCPYLDLLSYIRTEQLVLHKCSKFRNELLILCGYIGALLAIRRQYNSIVPALYEYTSQLLKRREVSVPLKIEQLTEELDAWRACTQLSKPTDELPCTPPSESQKMVYSILVSRIQEEPLKGMVGPDYVTGSNLPSHSDVHISCLTGLRIQGPVFFLEDGKSAISLNDALMWAKVNPFSPLGTGIRLNPF; from the exons CTGGATCACCGTTACAATGAATTCAAGCTCCGGGCAATTATGTCTGAGCATAAGAAGACAATCACAGCCATATCCTGGTGTCCGCACAATCCTGACATGTTTGCAAGTGCCAGTGCAGACAGTTTAGTAATTATTTGGAATGTGACTGAACAGAAAGTTGTGGCCAAGCTGGACAACACAAAAG GAATTCCTGCGTCACTTAGTTGGTGCTGGAATGCAGGTGATGCAGTTGCATTTGTGTCCCACAGAGGTCCCTTGTACATTTGGACTATCTCAGGACCTGACAGTGGAGTAACTGTACATAGAGATGCACATAGTTTCTTGTCAGATATCTGTCTATTTAGATGGCAtccaaagaaaaaaggaaaagtagtcTTTGGACATACTGATGGAAGTCTGTCTATTTTTCAACCAG GCtctaaaaatcagaaacatGTCTTAAGACCAGAGTCTCTTGAAGGAACAGATGAAGAGGATCCTGTTACAGCACTGGAGTGGGACCCTTTGTCAACTGATTACCTTCTTGTTGCTAATTTACACAATGGCATACGACTAGTTGATTCTGAATCTCTGTCCTGTATCACAACGTTTAATTTTCCCAGTGCAGCAGCATCTGTTCAGTGTTTAGCCTGGGTTTCTAGTGCACCAGGAATGTTTATAACTGGAG atTCTCAAGTTGGTGTGTTACGTATTTGGAATGTTTCACGTACAACACCTATAGATAATTTTAAATTGAAGAAAACGGGTTTCCATGGTTTGCATGTACTAAGTTCTCCTCCAAAGAAGAAGT caTTTTTATCACTATCTCCAACTAAAAATCATCATACATCCTCGACAAGTGAAGCTGTTCCTCCGCCAACTTTAACCCCAAACCAAgcattttctcttcctcctggtCATGCTGTCTGTTGTTTCATGGATGGTGGTGTGGGCCTTTATGACATGGGAGCCAGAAAGTGGGATTTCCTTAGAGATTTG GGACATGTTGAGACCATCTTTGATTGCAAATTCAAACCTGATAACCCTGATCTTCTTGCTACAGCTTCATTTGATGGCACAATAAAAGTTTGGGATATAAATACTTTAACAGCAGTTTACACATCTCCTGGTAATGAGGGGGTTATTTATTCCATTTCTTGGGCTCCAG gagatcTGAACTGCATAGCAGGTGCAACATCCAGAAATGGTGGCTTCATCTGGGATGTCCCAAGAGGCAAAGTGATAACCCGATTCAGTGAG CATGGAAAGAATGGAATCTTCTGCATTGCCTGGAGTCATAAAGATTCCAAAAGAATAGCAACCTGCAGCGGTGATGGATTTTG TATTATTCGAACCATCGATGGCAAGGTTCTTCACAAGTACAAACATCCAGCTGCAGTGTTTGGCTGTGATTGGAGTCAAAACAATAA agaTATGATAGCTACTGGTTGTGAGGATAAAAATGTTCGTGTTTATTACTTGGCAACCAGCTCTGATCAGCCACTGAAAGTTTTTACAGGGCATACTGCAAAGGTGTTTCATGTACGATGGTCTCCTCTGAGAGAAGGAATCCTCTGCAGTGGCTCTGATGATGG TACTGTTCGAATATGGGATTATACGCAGGATGCTTGTATAAATATTCTTAGTGGACATACAGCTCCAGTACGGGGACTGATGTGGAATCCTGAAATTCCTTACCTTCTAATATCTGGCAGTTGGGACTATACAATTCGAGTTTGGGACACAAGAGATGGAACGTGTTTGGACACAGTTTATGATCATGGTGCAGATGTGTAtg GATTAACATGTCATCCTAGTCGTCCATTTACTATGGCTTCTTGCTCTCGGGACTCCACTGTGAGACTCTGGTCATTGACACCTCTTGTAAATCCTATACAAATAAATATCTTAGCAGATAGATGTTGGGATGAGGTTATTGGTAATATAG ATCGTGCTGTGGAATCTGGTGCTCCTCCTTTGCTGTGTGGTAAAGTTTCCAGGGATATTAAGCAAGAAGTGGAAAAACTGACAGGAAATCCTCGAGGAAAGAAACTAAGATGgttttcagaatgtttttca CCTCCAGGAGGCAGCAAAAATTTGTGGGATTTAGTTGCTGTAATAAAAGGACAGGATGATAGTCTGCTTCCACAGAACTACTGCAAAGGAATTATGCATATGAAACATCTCATTAGATTTAGAATG tccAAAGCACAAGAACTGACAACAGTAAAAATGTCCAAGTTTGGAGGTGGTATCGGTGCACCAAGCAAAGAGGAAAGGCTTAAAGAAGctgcagaaatacatttaagatTAGGACAAATTCAGCGATATTGTGAACTGATGGTAGAGCTTGGAGAG TGGGACAAAGCTCTCTCAGTTGCACCTGGTGTATCGATGAAATACTGGAGGAAGTTAATGCAAAG GAGAGCTGATCAGTTGattcaggaagaaaatgatGATGTCATCCCATACTGTATAGCTATTGGAGATGTAAAGAAACtagtttctttctttacttcaaGAGGCCAGCTTAAAGAGGCTCTGCTTGTTGTGCAG GCAGCTTGTGAGGGAAATATACAAATGTCACCACTCTCCACAACAACTGGATCTTCACATTCTGATTTAAACAATACAGATGATTATAATGA GCTCCTTCAAAAAGTCAGTAAAGAATTGGCAGAATGGTATTTCCAAGACGGTCATGCAGTGCTTGCAGCATGTTGCCATCTGGCTGTTGAAAATATAGAG CTTGCGATGGCAAACCTGATTCGTGGAAATGAACTGGAGTTGGCAATCAGTGTGGGTACTGTCTTAGGAGAAAATGCAGCGCAAGCAACACATTATGCCCTAGAATTACTAGCAAGAAAGTGTATGACAGTAACAACATG CTCTCCATCACTTGGATACAG GGATTTGGCAGCCGATCTTCTTATGATGATTCCTGATAATAAACTGCATTTGGTAAAGCTATGTGCTTTTTATCCTGGATGCATAGCAGAAATAAATGACCTACATGAAAAG TGTAATCTTCCTGATGCAGAAGAATGTATGCGATTGGCAGAGACAACTGAGGCAGATGGAGATATATTTGAAACTATAAAGTACTATCTGTTAAGCACAGAACCAGAAAAGGCTCTCCCTATTGGCATTCAATATGTGAAAG AACAACTTCGTGGCTCAGATTGGACTTTAGATTCAGTCTGCCCATATCTTGACCTTCTAAGTTACATACGTACTGAACAATTAGTGTTGCATAAATGTAGCAA GTTTCGGAATGAGTTGTTGATTTTGTGTGGTTACATTGGTGCTTTACTTGCTATCAGAAGACAGTACAATAGCATTGTACCTGCACTTTATGAATATACAAG tcAGCTTTTAAAAAGACGAGAAGTATCTGTACCTTTGAAAATTGAACAGCTCACGGAGGAATTAGATGCATGGCGAGCTTGTACTCAGTTAAGCAA GCCAACGGATGAATTGCCATGCACCCCACCATCTGAATCACAAAAAATGGTGTATTCAATACTGGTATCGCGAATACAAGAGGAGCCTCTGAAAGGAATGGTTGGGCCAGACTATGTCACTGGATCAAATCTTCCTAGTCATTCTGATGTTCACATCTCTTGTTTGACGGGGCTAAGGATACAG GGTCCAGTGTTCTTCCTTGAAGATGGAAAATCTGCTATTTCACTGAATGATGCTTTGATGTGGGCCAAAGTGAATCCTTTTTCACCACTAGGAACAGGAATACGACTTAACCCATTTTGA
- the WDR17 gene encoding WD repeat-containing protein 17 isoform X1, with the protein MAWMTYISHWFDEDDWYEGQQRAKMSQVKQVGLLAAGCQPWNKDVCAASGDRFAYCATLAIYIYQLDHRYNEFKLRAIMSEHKKTITAISWCPHNPDMFASASADSLVIIWNVTEQKVVAKLDNTKGIPASLSWCWNAGDAVAFVSHRGPLYIWTISGPDSGVTVHRDAHSFLSDICLFRWHPKKKGKVVFGHTDGSLSIFQPGSKNQKHVLRPESLEGTDEEDPVTALEWDPLSTDYLLVANLHNGIRLVDSESLSCITTFNFPSAAASVQCLAWVSSAPGMFITGDSQVGVLRIWNVSRTTPIDNFKLKKTGFHGLHVLSSPPKKKSFLSLSPTKNHHTSSTSEAVPPPTLTPNQAFSLPPGHAVCCFMDGGVGLYDMGARKWDFLRDLGHVETIFDCKFKPDNPDLLATASFDGTIKVWDINTLTAVYTSPGNEGVIYSISWAPGDLNCIAGATSRNGGFIWDVPRGKVITRFSEHGKNGIFCIAWSHKDSKRIATCSGDGFCIIRTIDGKVLHKYKHPAAVFGCDWSQNNKDMIATGCEDKNVRVYYLATSSDQPLKVFTGHTAKVFHVRWSPLREGILCSGSDDGTVRIWDYTQDACINILSGHTAPVRGLMWNPEIPYLLISGSWDYTIRVWDTRDGTCLDTVYDHGADVYGLTCHPSRPFTMASCSRDSTVRLWSLTPLVNPIQINILADRCWDEVIGNIDRAVESGAPPLLCGKVSRDIKQEVEKLTGNPRGKKLRWFSECFSPPGGSKNLWDLVAVIKGQDDSLLPQNYCKGIMHMKHLIRFRMSKAQELTTVKMSKFGGGIGAPSKEERLKEAAEIHLRLGQIQRYCELMVELGEWDKALSVAPGVSMKYWRKLMQRRADQLIQEENDDVIPYCIAIGDVKKLVSFFTSRGQLKEALLVVQAACEGNIQMSPLSTTTGSSHSDLNNTDDYNELLQKVSKELAEWYFQDGHAVLAACCHLAVENIELAMANLIRGNELELAISVGTVLGENAAQATHYALELLARKCMTVTTCSPSLGYRDLAADLLMMIPDNKLHLVKLCAFYPGCIAEINDLHEKCNLPDAEECMRLAETTEADGDIFETIKYYLLSTEPEKALPIGIQYVKEQLRGSDWTLDSVCPYLDLLSYIRTEQLVLHKCSKFRNELLILCGYIGALLAIRRQYNSIVPALYEYTSQLLKRREVSVPLKIEQLTEELDAWRACTQLSKPTDELPCTPPSESQKMVYSILVSRIQEEPLKGMVGPDYVTGSNLPSHSDVHISCLTGLRIQGPVFFLEDGKSAISLNDALMWAKVNPFSPLGTGIRLNPF; encoded by the exons CTGGATCACCGTTACAATGAATTCAAGCTCCGGGCAATTATGTCTGAGCATAAGAAGACAATCACAGCCATATCCTGGTGTCCGCACAATCCTGACATGTTTGCAAGTGCCAGTGCAGACAGTTTAGTAATTATTTGGAATGTGACTGAACAGAAAGTTGTGGCCAAGCTGGACAACACAAAAG GAATTCCTGCGTCACTTAGTTGGTGCTGGAATGCAGGTGATGCAGTTGCATTTGTGTCCCACAGAGGTCCCTTGTACATTTGGACTATCTCAGGACCTGACAGTGGAGTAACTGTACATAGAGATGCACATAGTTTCTTGTCAGATATCTGTCTATTTAGATGGCAtccaaagaaaaaaggaaaagtagtcTTTGGACATACTGATGGAAGTCTGTCTATTTTTCAACCAG GCtctaaaaatcagaaacatGTCTTAAGACCAGAGTCTCTTGAAGGAACAGATGAAGAGGATCCTGTTACAGCACTGGAGTGGGACCCTTTGTCAACTGATTACCTTCTTGTTGCTAATTTACACAATGGCATACGACTAGTTGATTCTGAATCTCTGTCCTGTATCACAACGTTTAATTTTCCCAGTGCAGCAGCATCTGTTCAGTGTTTAGCCTGGGTTTCTAGTGCACCAGGAATGTTTATAACTGGAG atTCTCAAGTTGGTGTGTTACGTATTTGGAATGTTTCACGTACAACACCTATAGATAATTTTAAATTGAAGAAAACGGGTTTCCATGGTTTGCATGTACTAAGTTCTCCTCCAAAGAAGAAGT caTTTTTATCACTATCTCCAACTAAAAATCATCATACATCCTCGACAAGTGAAGCTGTTCCTCCGCCAACTTTAACCCCAAACCAAgcattttctcttcctcctggtCATGCTGTCTGTTGTTTCATGGATGGTGGTGTGGGCCTTTATGACATGGGAGCCAGAAAGTGGGATTTCCTTAGAGATTTG GGACATGTTGAGACCATCTTTGATTGCAAATTCAAACCTGATAACCCTGATCTTCTTGCTACAGCTTCATTTGATGGCACAATAAAAGTTTGGGATATAAATACTTTAACAGCAGTTTACACATCTCCTGGTAATGAGGGGGTTATTTATTCCATTTCTTGGGCTCCAG gagatcTGAACTGCATAGCAGGTGCAACATCCAGAAATGGTGGCTTCATCTGGGATGTCCCAAGAGGCAAAGTGATAACCCGATTCAGTGAG CATGGAAAGAATGGAATCTTCTGCATTGCCTGGAGTCATAAAGATTCCAAAAGAATAGCAACCTGCAGCGGTGATGGATTTTG TATTATTCGAACCATCGATGGCAAGGTTCTTCACAAGTACAAACATCCAGCTGCAGTGTTTGGCTGTGATTGGAGTCAAAACAATAA agaTATGATAGCTACTGGTTGTGAGGATAAAAATGTTCGTGTTTATTACTTGGCAACCAGCTCTGATCAGCCACTGAAAGTTTTTACAGGGCATACTGCAAAGGTGTTTCATGTACGATGGTCTCCTCTGAGAGAAGGAATCCTCTGCAGTGGCTCTGATGATGG TACTGTTCGAATATGGGATTATACGCAGGATGCTTGTATAAATATTCTTAGTGGACATACAGCTCCAGTACGGGGACTGATGTGGAATCCTGAAATTCCTTACCTTCTAATATCTGGCAGTTGGGACTATACAATTCGAGTTTGGGACACAAGAGATGGAACGTGTTTGGACACAGTTTATGATCATGGTGCAGATGTGTAtg GATTAACATGTCATCCTAGTCGTCCATTTACTATGGCTTCTTGCTCTCGGGACTCCACTGTGAGACTCTGGTCATTGACACCTCTTGTAAATCCTATACAAATAAATATCTTAGCAGATAGATGTTGGGATGAGGTTATTGGTAATATAG ATCGTGCTGTGGAATCTGGTGCTCCTCCTTTGCTGTGTGGTAAAGTTTCCAGGGATATTAAGCAAGAAGTGGAAAAACTGACAGGAAATCCTCGAGGAAAGAAACTAAGATGgttttcagaatgtttttca CCTCCAGGAGGCAGCAAAAATTTGTGGGATTTAGTTGCTGTAATAAAAGGACAGGATGATAGTCTGCTTCCACAGAACTACTGCAAAGGAATTATGCATATGAAACATCTCATTAGATTTAGAATG tccAAAGCACAAGAACTGACAACAGTAAAAATGTCCAAGTTTGGAGGTGGTATCGGTGCACCAAGCAAAGAGGAAAGGCTTAAAGAAGctgcagaaatacatttaagatTAGGACAAATTCAGCGATATTGTGAACTGATGGTAGAGCTTGGAGAG TGGGACAAAGCTCTCTCAGTTGCACCTGGTGTATCGATGAAATACTGGAGGAAGTTAATGCAAAG GAGAGCTGATCAGTTGattcaggaagaaaatgatGATGTCATCCCATACTGTATAGCTATTGGAGATGTAAAGAAACtagtttctttctttacttcaaGAGGCCAGCTTAAAGAGGCTCTGCTTGTTGTGCAG GCAGCTTGTGAGGGAAATATACAAATGTCACCACTCTCCACAACAACTGGATCTTCACATTCTGATTTAAACAATACAGATGATTATAATGA GCTCCTTCAAAAAGTCAGTAAAGAATTGGCAGAATGGTATTTCCAAGACGGTCATGCAGTGCTTGCAGCATGTTGCCATCTGGCTGTTGAAAATATAGAG CTTGCGATGGCAAACCTGATTCGTGGAAATGAACTGGAGTTGGCAATCAGTGTGGGTACTGTCTTAGGAGAAAATGCAGCGCAAGCAACACATTATGCCCTAGAATTACTAGCAAGAAAGTGTATGACAGTAACAACATG CTCTCCATCACTTGGATACAG GGATTTGGCAGCCGATCTTCTTATGATGATTCCTGATAATAAACTGCATTTGGTAAAGCTATGTGCTTTTTATCCTGGATGCATAGCAGAAATAAATGACCTACATGAAAAG TGTAATCTTCCTGATGCAGAAGAATGTATGCGATTGGCAGAGACAACTGAGGCAGATGGAGATATATTTGAAACTATAAAGTACTATCTGTTAAGCACAGAACCAGAAAAGGCTCTCCCTATTGGCATTCAATATGTGAAAG AACAACTTCGTGGCTCAGATTGGACTTTAGATTCAGTCTGCCCATATCTTGACCTTCTAAGTTACATACGTACTGAACAATTAGTGTTGCATAAATGTAGCAA GTTTCGGAATGAGTTGTTGATTTTGTGTGGTTACATTGGTGCTTTACTTGCTATCAGAAGACAGTACAATAGCATTGTACCTGCACTTTATGAATATACAAG tcAGCTTTTAAAAAGACGAGAAGTATCTGTACCTTTGAAAATTGAACAGCTCACGGAGGAATTAGATGCATGGCGAGCTTGTACTCAGTTAAGCAA GCCAACGGATGAATTGCCATGCACCCCACCATCTGAATCACAAAAAATGGTGTATTCAATACTGGTATCGCGAATACAAGAGGAGCCTCTGAAAGGAATGGTTGGGCCAGACTATGTCACTGGATCAAATCTTCCTAGTCATTCTGATGTTCACATCTCTTGTTTGACGGGGCTAAGGATACAG GGTCCAGTGTTCTTCCTTGAAGATGGAAAATCTGCTATTTCACTGAATGATGCTTTGATGTGGGCCAAAGTGAATCCTTTTTCACCACTAGGAACAGGAATACGACTTAACCCATTTTGA